One segment of Chloroflexaceae bacterium DNA contains the following:
- a CDS encoding sulfoxide reductase heme-binding subunit YedZ: MSPSPRHIPWPLLVVHLGAWLPALNLAWHAYTGRLSVNPIQDLTFGTGLPALVLLLLSLAVTPAVTLFGWNWAIPLRRWLGLYAFFYATAHM, translated from the coding sequence GTGTCCCCCTCGCCTCGCCACATTCCCTGGCCGCTGCTCGTCGTTCACCTTGGCGCCTGGTTGCCGGCGCTCAACCTGGCCTGGCATGCGTACACCGGTCGCCTTTCCGTCAATCCGATCCAGGACCTGACGTTCGGTACCGGCCTGCCTGCGCTCGTCCTGCTGCTGCTGTCGCTGGCCGTTACCCCTGCCGTTACCCTCTTCGGGTGGAACTGGGCTATCCCGCTGCGCCGCTGGCTGGGGCTGTACGCTTTCTTCTACGCCACTGCACATATGC